One Streptomyces drozdowiczii DNA segment encodes these proteins:
- a CDS encoding roadblock/LC7 domain-containing protein translates to MSQAAQNLNWLITNFVDNTPGVSHTVVVSADGLLLAMSEGFPRDRADQLAAVASGLTSLTAGASRIFEGGAVSQTVVEMERGFLFLMSISDGSSLAVLAHPDADIGLVGYEMALLVDRAGTVLTPDLRAELQGSLLH, encoded by the coding sequence ATGAGTCAGGCCGCACAGAATCTGAACTGGCTGATCACCAACTTCGTGGACAACACCCCAGGGGTGTCGCACACGGTGGTGGTCTCGGCGGACGGGCTGCTGCTGGCGATGTCCGAAGGTTTCCCGCGCGACCGCGCCGACCAGCTGGCGGCCGTCGCGTCCGGGCTGACCTCGCTGACCGCCGGCGCCTCCCGGATCTTCGAGGGCGGCGCCGTCAGCCAGACCGTGGTCGAGATGGAGCGGGGCTTCCTGTTCCTGATGTCCATCTCGGACGGCTCCTCGCTGGCCGTACTGGCCCACCCGGACGCCGACATCGGTCTGGTCGGCTACGAGATGGCCCTGCTGGTGGACCGGGCGGGCACCGTCCTGACCCCGGACCTCCGCGCGGAGCTCCAGGGCAGCCTGCTCCACTAG
- a CDS encoding DUF742 domain-containing protein: MTPPPASPDPYGASSHASYEGEGDQPLVRPYAMTGGRTRPRYQLAIEALVSTTADPAHLGTLLPEHQRICHLCREVKSVAEVSALLSMPLGVARILVADLAEAGMVAIHQPGNGEAGGAPDVTLLERVLSGLRKL, from the coding sequence ATGACCCCGCCACCCGCCTCACCCGATCCGTACGGCGCGTCCAGCCACGCGTCGTACGAAGGTGAGGGCGACCAGCCGCTGGTCCGTCCGTACGCCATGACCGGTGGACGCACCCGGCCGCGCTATCAGCTAGCGATAGAAGCACTGGTCAGCACCACGGCCGATCCCGCGCATCTGGGGACCCTGCTTCCCGAGCATCAGCGGATCTGCCATCTGTGCCGCGAGGTCAAGTCGGTGGCCGAGGTCTCGGCCCTGCTGTCGATGCCCCTCGGCGTGGCGCGGATTCTCGTCGCGGACCTGGCGGAAGCCGGCATGGTGGCCATCCACCAGCCGGGCAATGGAGAGGCCGGCGGCGCGCCGGATGTGACACTGCTCGAAAGGGTGCTCAGTGGACTTCGCAAGCTCTAA
- a CDS encoding GTP-binding protein, translating into MDFASSNGGAATRATTSAKIVVAGGFGVGKTTFVGAVSEINPLRTEAVMTSASAGIDDLTHTGGKTTTTVAMDFGRITLDQDLILYLFGTPGQDRFWFMWDDLVRGAIGAVVLVDTRRLADCFPAVDYFENSGLPFVIALNGFDGHQPYTPDEVREALQIGPDTPIITTDARHRADAKSGLITLVEHALMARLK; encoded by the coding sequence GTGGACTTCGCAAGCTCTAACGGCGGCGCGGCGACCCGGGCCACCACCTCGGCGAAGATCGTCGTGGCCGGTGGGTTCGGCGTGGGCAAGACCACGTTCGTCGGTGCCGTCTCGGAGATCAATCCGCTGCGCACCGAAGCCGTGATGACGTCCGCCTCGGCGGGCATCGACGACCTCACGCACACCGGCGGAAAGACCACCACGACGGTGGCGATGGACTTCGGCCGCATCACCCTGGACCAGGACCTGATCCTGTACCTCTTCGGTACGCCGGGCCAGGACCGCTTCTGGTTCATGTGGGACGACCTGGTACGCGGCGCGATCGGCGCCGTCGTCCTGGTGGACACCCGCCGTCTCGCCGACTGCTTCCCGGCCGTCGACTACTTCGAGAACAGCGGGCTGCCGTTCGTCATCGCCCTCAACGGCTTCGACGGCCACCAGCCGTACACCCCGGACGAGGTGCGCGAAGCGCTTCAGATCGGGCCCGACACGCCGATCATCACCACGGACGCGCGGCACCGCGCGGACGCGAAGAGCGGTCTGATCACGCTGGTGGAGCACGCTCTGATGGCCCGGCTGAAGTAG
- a CDS encoding sensor histidine kinase, whose translation MRRNNEGSTAQAERGNFTPPSRAAAPSADVSEAAPAGGSTSRLSPRNWRVPTRLNAILLIPVLVGLVMGGFQVKGSVNTWQEAQDAEKTALIVRAAAEYGQALLNERDLTAQPLLSNKREDEVVSQTRATTDAAAAKFAEAVKDMPAKQGLQRRLKLFKLEEPKLPQLRKAAYTAAMDPVKTEEGYVQVQHSLMEFCNELGLGTGNITSYGRTVYAIELAKAAESLQRSIGMHLLVRPSKEDGKFNDQVKAFGSYNYLEQIALGEFTSGGTEADAARLRKVMEAKAAAGAAELKEAKEKAAAAGAPFVAPPSIDGSVYDGMAKEIGLGKDPAELKAKGITADTWMAAATAKFDGYTTVENELVEKAVTEAAEISADARTDAIVNASIVIVALLAAFLLAGLMARQMSRSMRRLRTAAFGIAEQRLPSLVDQLSRTDPGRVDTRVQPIPINSQDEIGEVARAFDQVHQEAVRLAAEQAMLRGNVNAIFTNLSRRNQSLIEGQLTLITDLENNEADPDQLESLFRLDHLATRMRRNGENLLVLAGEEPGRRWNQPVPLVDVLRAASSEVESYERIELSGVPETEIHGQSVTDLVHLLAELLENATTFSSPQTKVRVTATRLPDGRVMIEIHDKGIGLTAEDFADINHKLANPPTVDAAVSQRMGLFVVGRLADRHGIRVQLRPSGEQAGTTSLVMLPDAITHGGGGDAPEQDDFTVSSIIPQQQAFDALPHQPQLRTAAELGFDDSRYDEGAADSAQLDPVGRSLMREERRAALEAQAAGGERQAFPEQPDQAAQQARPEQVYAEGAYGQDAYAGNGQDAYAAQQYEGGYDPYAGADGYAAQPAYDGVQGGYPEAAYAAPEAPVQGYDEQYAAQPQQEEWADQGTYQGGFEPVAQAEPESAVSAPAEPRERVGFERSGPVPNTGHDLTEAGLPRRGGQQHWQPTGRGNGRSGGAQERPQQQELPQRPVQAQQAPDGNAGNDGSDDWRSANDERWERAEKLREPKAGGITPSGLPRRVPKANLVEGTAEQTQQGGPQVSRAPEDVRGRLSNLRRGVLRGRNAGTDTSTTYNQER comes from the coding sequence GTGAGGCGTAACAACGAGGGCTCCACGGCGCAGGCGGAGCGGGGCAACTTCACCCCGCCGTCGCGTGCCGCGGCGCCGTCCGCCGACGTGTCCGAAGCGGCACCGGCCGGTGGCAGCACCAGCCGGCTGTCGCCGCGCAACTGGCGGGTGCCCACCCGGCTGAACGCGATCCTCCTGATCCCGGTGCTGGTCGGCCTGGTCATGGGCGGTTTCCAGGTGAAGGGCTCGGTCAACACCTGGCAGGAGGCCCAGGACGCGGAGAAGACCGCGCTCATCGTGCGGGCCGCCGCCGAGTACGGGCAGGCGCTGCTCAACGAGCGCGACCTCACCGCCCAGCCGCTGCTGTCGAACAAGCGCGAGGACGAGGTCGTCTCGCAGACCCGCGCCACCACCGACGCGGCCGCCGCCAAGTTCGCCGAGGCCGTCAAGGACATGCCGGCCAAGCAGGGCCTCCAGCGCCGCCTCAAGCTGTTCAAGCTGGAGGAGCCGAAGCTCCCGCAGCTGCGCAAGGCCGCCTATACCGCGGCCATGGACCCGGTGAAGACCGAGGAGGGCTACGTCCAGGTCCAGCACTCCCTGATGGAGTTCTGCAACGAACTGGGCCTCGGCACCGGCAACATCACCAGCTACGGCCGTACCGTCTACGCGATCGAGCTGGCCAAGGCTGCAGAATCGCTTCAGCGCTCCATCGGCATGCACCTCCTGGTCCGTCCCAGCAAGGAGGACGGCAAGTTCAACGACCAGGTCAAGGCGTTCGGCTCGTACAACTACCTGGAGCAGATCGCCCTCGGCGAGTTCACCTCCGGCGGTACGGAGGCCGACGCGGCCCGGCTCCGCAAGGTCATGGAGGCCAAGGCGGCAGCGGGCGCGGCCGAGCTGAAGGAGGCCAAGGAGAAGGCCGCCGCGGCCGGTGCGCCGTTCGTGGCGCCGCCCTCCATCGACGGCTCGGTCTACGACGGCATGGCCAAGGAGATCGGCCTCGGCAAGGACCCGGCCGAGCTGAAGGCCAAGGGGATCACCGCCGACACCTGGATGGCCGCCGCCACCGCCAAGTTCGACGGCTACACCACGGTCGAGAACGAGCTGGTCGAGAAGGCCGTGACCGAGGCGGCGGAGATCTCCGCCGACGCCCGGACCGACGCCATCGTCAACGCCTCGATCGTCATCGTCGCCCTGCTGGCCGCGTTCCTCCTGGCCGGGCTCATGGCCCGCCAGATGAGCCGCTCGATGCGCCGACTGCGTACCGCCGCCTTCGGGATCGCCGAGCAGCGGCTGCCCTCGCTGGTCGACCAGCTCTCGCGCACCGACCCGGGCCGGGTCGACACCCGCGTGCAGCCCATCCCGATCAACTCGCAGGACGAGATCGGCGAGGTCGCCCGCGCCTTCGACCAGGTGCACCAGGAGGCGGTCCGGCTCGCGGCCGAGCAGGCCATGCTCCGGGGCAACGTCAACGCGATCTTCACCAACCTCTCGCGCCGCAACCAGTCGCTCATCGAGGGCCAGCTGACCCTGATCACCGACCTGGAGAACAACGAGGCCGACCCGGACCAGCTGGAGAGCCTCTTCCGGCTCGACCACCTGGCGACCCGCATGCGGCGCAACGGCGAGAACCTGCTCGTCCTCGCCGGCGAGGAGCCCGGCCGCCGCTGGAACCAGCCGGTGCCGCTGGTGGACGTGTTGCGCGCCGCCTCCTCCGAGGTGGAGTCGTACGAGCGCATCGAGCTCTCCGGTGTCCCGGAGACCGAGATCCACGGCCAGTCCGTCACCGACCTCGTGCACCTGCTGGCCGAGCTGCTGGAGAACGCCACGACGTTCTCCTCGCCGCAGACCAAGGTCCGCGTCACCGCGACCCGGCTGCCCGACGGCCGCGTGATGATCGAGATCCACGACAAGGGCATCGGCCTCACCGCCGAGGACTTCGCCGACATCAACCACAAGCTGGCCAACCCGCCGACGGTGGACGCCGCGGTCTCGCAGCGCATGGGCCTGTTCGTGGTCGGCCGGCTCGCCGACCGGCACGGCATCCGCGTCCAGCTCCGCCCCTCGGGCGAGCAGGCCGGCACGACCTCGCTGGTCATGCTGCCGGACGCGATCACCCACGGTGGCGGCGGCGACGCGCCGGAGCAGGACGACTTCACGGTCTCCTCGATCATCCCGCAGCAGCAGGCGTTCGACGCGCTGCCGCACCAGCCGCAGCTGCGTACGGCCGCCGAACTCGGCTTCGACGACTCGCGTTACGACGAGGGCGCCGCGGACTCCGCGCAGCTCGACCCGGTGGGCCGCTCCCTGATGCGCGAGGAGCGCCGCGCGGCGCTGGAGGCCCAGGCCGCCGGCGGCGAGCGCCAGGCTTTCCCGGAGCAGCCGGACCAGGCGGCTCAGCAGGCGCGGCCCGAGCAGGTCTACGCCGAGGGCGCGTACGGCCAGGACGCCTACGCCGGGAACGGTCAGGACGCCTACGCCGCGCAGCAGTACGAGGGCGGCTACGACCCGTACGCCGGTGCCGACGGCTATGCCGCCCAGCCCGCCTACGACGGCGTCCAGGGCGGCTATCCGGAGGCGGCCTACGCGGCCCCCGAGGCGCCCGTGCAGGGCTATGACGAGCAGTACGCCGCCCAGCCCCAGCAGGAAGAGTGGGCAGATCAGGGCACGTACCAGGGCGGCTTCGAGCCGGTCGCCCAGGCGGAACCGGAATCTGCCGTGAGCGCTCCCGCCGAGCCGCGGGAGCGCGTAGGCTTCGAGCGTTCGGGCCCCGTCCCGAACACCGGCCACGACCTGACCGAAGCCGGTCTGCCGCGCCGGGGCGGCCAGCAGCACTGGCAGCCCACGGGCCGCGGGAACGGCCGGTCCGGTGGAGCGCAGGAGCGTCCGCAGCAGCAAGAACTGCCGCAGCGGCCGGTCCAGGCGCAGCAGGCCCCCGACGGAAACGCCGGAAACGACGGCTCCGACGACTGGCGCTCGGCCAACGACGAGCGCTGGGAGCGGGCCGAGAAGCTCCGGGAGCCGAAGGCGGGCGGGATAACCCCGTCCGGTCTTCCCCGGCGCGTGCCCAAGGCCAACCTGGTCGAGGGCACCGCCGAACAGACCCAGCAGGGCGGCCCCCAGGTCTCCCGCGCTCCGGAAGACGTGCGCGGCAGGCTGAGCAACCTGCGGCGCGGTGTCCTCCGGGGACGCAACGCGGGTACGGACACAAGTACTACCTACAACCAGGAGCGTTAG
- a CDS encoding roadblock/LC7 domain-containing protein, with protein MSQAAQNLNWLITNFVDNTPGVSHTVVVSADGLLLAMSEGFPRDRADQLAAVASGLTSLTAGASRIFEGGAVNQTVVEMERGFLFIMSVSDGSSLAVLAHPDADIGLIGYEMALLVDRAGSVLTPDLRAELQGSLLN; from the coding sequence ATGAGCCAGGCGGCGCAGAATCTGAACTGGTTGATCACCAACTTCGTGGACAACACCCCCGGGGTGTCGCACACGGTGGTGGTCTCCGCCGACGGACTCCTGCTGGCGATGTCCGAGGGATTCCCGCGGGACCGCGCGGACCAGCTGGCGGCGGTCGCCTCCGGTCTGACCTCGCTGACCGCCGGTGCCTCGCGGATCTTCGAGGGCGGCGCGGTGAATCAGACGGTTGTGGAGATGGAGCGAGGATTCCTCTTCATCATGTCCGTTTCCGACGGGTCCTCCTTGGCCGTTCTCGCACACCCGGATGCCGACATCGGCCTCATCGGGTACGAAATGGCCCTTCTGGTCGACCGCGCGGGCAGCGTCCTCACTCCGGACCTCCGTGCCGAACTCCAGGGAAGTCTTCTTAACTAG